Proteins encoded within one genomic window of Malassezia restricta chromosome VII, complete sequence:
- a CDS encoding oxidoreductase, with translation MPDQSRHVVIVGGGIIGASIAYFMSRRSDCPKVTLLESSKTLAPGASGKAGGFLALDWHGTSTASLAALSFELHRELAEKENGAERWGYRFVETHQLSLDTSRKARHRPKIDWLNPDVFISTSLIGGGGSTAQVTPGPLTEFLCERAQEAGVQIHLQTKATGLDLTEDGKVRGVKIQQAGEDKVLPATDVIVAAGPWTGKLLKSWFPSDKMPQFLRSASMIEGSRSHSVLVQAAKKHQLSADCFFSEMRYGSSAGAPEFYIRPKGRAYVSGGSDDAPVPELADDVTFDPRRTAELQKQLAVLSPEYLDVNRGAELLAEQACYLPISPRTAAPILGGSAEQGIYVAAGHAVWGISNSLGTGKVMSELLLDGKAHSANIQQLRP, from the coding sequence ATGCCTGATCAAAGCCGACACGTCGTTATCGTGGGTGGTGGTATTATTGGCGCTAGTATCGCCTACTTCATGAGCAGGCGTTCAGACTGCCCGAAGGTGACTTTGCTGGAATCGAGCAAGACACTGGCACCTGGAGCGTCAGGCAAAGCAGGCGGCTTTTTGGCACTCGACTGGCATGGCACTTCCACGGCAAGTCTGGCTGCATTGAGTTTTGAGCTGCACCGTGAGCTGGCCGAAAAAGAGAACGGTGCCGAACGCTGGGGTTACCGTTTTGTCGAAACGCACCAACTGAGTTTGGATACATCTCGCAAGGCACGTCATCGTCCCAAGATTGACTGGCTCAACCCAGATGTATTCATTTCGACTAGCCTTATAGGTGGTGGTGGGTCAACGGCGCAGGTCACACCCGGTCCTTTGACGGAGTTTTTGTGTGAACGTGCGCAAGAAGCGGGTGTGCAGATTCATTTGCAGACCAAGGCAACGGGCCTAGACTTGACGGAAGATGGTAAGGTTCGAGGCGTCAAGATCCAGCAGGCAGGTGAAGACAAGGTGCTGCCTGCCACCGATGTAATCGTGGCCGCTGGTCCATGGACGGGCAAACTACTCAAGTCGTGGTTCCCATCTGACAAGATGCCGCAATTCCTGCGTTCGGCCTCGATGATTGAAGGAAGTCGCTCGCACAGTGTCTTGGTTCAGGCGGCCAAGAAGCATCAGCTCTCAGCTGATTGCTTCTTCTCAGAGATGCGTTATGGCAGCTCGGCTGGTGCGCCTGAATTTTACATCCGCCCCAAAGGCCGGGCGTACGTATCGGGTGGCTcggacgatgcgcccgTTCCTGAACTGGCAGACGATGTGACCTTCGATCCTAGGCGCACGGCTGAACTTCAGAAGCAGCTGGCTGTCCTGAGTCCTGAGTATCTGGACGTGAACCGCGGTGCTGAGCTTTTGGCGGAACAAGCGTGTTACTTGCCCATCTCACCGCGCACAGCCGCGCCAATTTTGGGCGGCTCGGCTGAGCAGGGCATCTATGTGGCTGCGGGACATGCTGTGTGGGGTATCAGCAACAGTCTGGGCACTGGCAAAGTTATGTCTGAGCTGCTCTTGGACGGAAAGGCGCACTCGGCGAATATTCAGCAATTGCGCCCATGA